One uncultured Pseudodesulfovibrio sp. genomic window carries:
- the recJ gene encoding single-stranded-DNA-specific exonuclease RecJ, with product MPCIWKPRNEGDAPSSAAAMAEELNVSPLIVEILWNRGLTDVTEMDRFLSPLLRHMANPAEVPGLTKATETIAQGLAEGRKLAVWGDYDVDGITATAVIKEFFSLRGQDVMHHLPNRMEEGYGMNVEGVEHLHDQGATMLLTVDCGISDIAPVARARELGMIVVVTDHHLPGETLPEAHAVCDPRLQEGGPCDDLAGVGVAFMLVVALNNLLPGDKVDVRPLLDLVALGTIADIVKLTGQNRILVKNGLLVIKDAKRPGMAALKVVSDYARQAELGAGQIGFHLAPRINAAGRMGDPEKALNLLLAKDFDSAMPIAEELNAINMERRRQEQEISDEAMAQAETMRHMAGLVLHADHWHPGIIGIVASRVVEKYYRPTLLLCSPESAGGLLKGSGRSIPEFNLHDGLAEVADVLEGFGGHAQAAGLSLKPENLEALRERFNDHVVATLGAKPLTPTLKLDHELAFSSINNTLLKELELLQPFGMGNPEPVFATKPVRVAEHALFGREGEHVKLVLEDQESGTKLPGKAWRMGDSLTRVVHNRVMRFAFTPKIDRFRGIPSIDLRIRDWIF from the coding sequence TTGCCTTGCATCTGGAAACCCCGCAACGAGGGTGACGCCCCGTCGTCGGCTGCGGCCATGGCCGAGGAACTGAACGTATCGCCGCTCATCGTCGAAATCCTCTGGAATCGTGGACTGACCGACGTGACCGAGATGGACCGTTTTCTCAGTCCGCTTTTACGGCATATGGCCAATCCGGCCGAGGTGCCCGGCCTGACAAAGGCCACCGAAACCATCGCCCAGGGTCTGGCCGAGGGTCGCAAGCTGGCTGTCTGGGGCGACTACGACGTGGATGGCATCACGGCAACGGCGGTCATCAAGGAATTCTTCTCCCTGCGTGGACAAGACGTCATGCACCACCTGCCCAACCGCATGGAGGAAGGGTACGGCATGAACGTGGAGGGCGTGGAGCACCTGCACGATCAGGGGGCGACCATGCTTTTGACCGTGGACTGCGGCATCTCGGACATCGCGCCCGTGGCCCGCGCCCGCGAACTGGGCATGATCGTGGTGGTCACGGACCATCACCTGCCCGGCGAAACCCTGCCCGAGGCCCATGCCGTGTGCGATCCGCGTTTGCAAGAGGGCGGCCCGTGCGACGACCTGGCAGGGGTTGGCGTGGCCTTCATGCTCGTGGTGGCCCTGAACAACCTCTTGCCCGGCGACAAGGTGGACGTCCGTCCGTTGCTCGATCTCGTGGCGCTTGGAACCATCGCGGACATAGTCAAACTGACCGGCCAGAACCGCATCCTGGTCAAGAACGGCCTGCTGGTCATCAAGGACGCCAAGCGCCCAGGCATGGCTGCCCTCAAAGTGGTCAGCGACTATGCTCGGCAGGCCGAACTCGGAGCCGGACAGATCGGTTTCCATCTGGCACCCCGGATCAATGCCGCCGGGCGTATGGGTGACCCGGAAAAGGCGCTGAACCTGTTGCTTGCCAAGGATTTCGATTCGGCCATGCCCATTGCCGAGGAACTCAACGCCATCAACATGGAGCGCCGCCGGCAGGAGCAGGAAATATCGGACGAGGCCATGGCCCAGGCCGAGACAATGCGCCACATGGCCGGGCTGGTCCTGCATGCCGACCATTGGCATCCCGGCATCATCGGCATCGTGGCCTCGCGCGTGGTCGAGAAATACTACCGGCCGACGCTGTTGCTCTGCTCGCCAGAGTCCGCAGGCGGTCTGCTCAAGGGGTCGGGCCGGAGCATTCCGGAATTCAACCTCCACGACGGTCTGGCCGAAGTTGCCGATGTGCTTGAAGGGTTCGGTGGCCATGCCCAGGCTGCGGGTCTGTCGCTGAAGCCCGAAAATCTCGAAGCCCTGCGCGAACGGTTCAACGATCACGTGGTCGCCACTCTGGGGGCCAAGCCGCTTACGCCGACTCTCAAGCTCGACCATGAACTGGCTTTCTCCAGCATCAACAATACCCTGCTCAAGGAACTGGAGCTGCTCCAGCCGTTCGGCATGGGCAACCCCGAGCCGGTCTTCGCCACCAAGCCGGTGCGCGTGGCCGAGCACGCCCTGTTCGGTCGTGAGGGCGAACACGTCAAGCTCGTCCTTGAAGATCAGGAGTCCGGTACGAAGCTGCCCGGCAAGGCCTGGCGCATGGGGGATTCCCTGACCCGCGTGGTGCATAACCGTGTCATGCGCTTCGCCTTCACCCCCAAGATCGACCGGTTCCGGGGGATTCCGAGCATCGACCTGCGTATTCGGGACTGGATTTTTTAA
- the lipA gene encoding lipoyl synthase, with protein MSSSEPLQKPLRIPPWLRIKLPSNENFSNTSDLIGDLHLNTVCQSAKCPNKWECFSKNVATFLIMGAICTRNCAFCNITSGDLEPLDPTEPARVAEAAKRLQLKHVVITSVTRDDLADGGSNHFAATIRAVREAMPECTVEVLIPDFQGDEEALKAVLDARPNVLNHNLETVPVLYDTIRPQADYRQSLTVLENAKRMCPDIPTKSGIMVGLGETDEQIMTVLDDLAAIDCDIVTIGQYMQPSRQHPMVKRYVEPEVFEMYAEEGKKRGIRHMFSAPLVRSSYNAADFV; from the coding sequence ATGTCTTCAAGCGAGCCTTTGCAAAAGCCTTTGCGGATTCCGCCGTGGCTGCGGATCAAGCTGCCGAGTAACGAGAACTTCTCCAACACCTCGGATCTCATCGGCGATCTGCACCTGAACACGGTCTGCCAGAGCGCCAAGTGCCCCAACAAATGGGAGTGCTTTTCCAAGAACGTAGCCACCTTCCTGATCATGGGCGCGATCTGCACGCGCAACTGCGCGTTCTGCAACATAACCTCCGGCGATCTCGAGCCGTTGGACCCGACCGAACCCGCCCGCGTGGCCGAAGCCGCCAAACGGCTTCAACTCAAGCACGTGGTCATCACCTCGGTTACCCGCGACGACCTCGCGGACGGCGGCTCCAACCACTTCGCCGCAACCATCAGGGCCGTGCGCGAAGCCATGCCCGAGTGCACCGTGGAGGTCCTCATTCCGGACTTTCAGGGAGACGAGGAAGCGCTGAAGGCAGTGCTCGACGCGCGTCCCAACGTGCTCAACCACAACCTGGAGACCGTGCCGGTCCTGTACGACACCATCCGCCCCCAGGCGGACTACCGCCAGTCTCTGACCGTGCTGGAAAACGCCAAACGCATGTGTCCGGACATCCCGACCAAGTCGGGAATCATGGTTGGACTGGGCGAAACCGACGAGCAGATCATGACCGTCCTGGACGACCTCGCGGCCATCGACTGCGACATCGTGACCATAGGCCAGTACATGCAGCCGAGCCGCCAGCACCCCATGGTCAAGCGGTACGTGGAGCCTGAAGTCTTCGAGATGTACGCCGAGGAAGGCAAGAAACGCGGCATCCGCCACATGTTCAGCGCCCCGCTCGTCAGATCGAGCTACAACGCCGCCGATTTCGTTTAG
- the lipB gene encoding lipoyl(octanoyl) transferase LipB, with product MKIIDLGLIGYKDAEALQLEALEAVTRGDQDNTVFLLEHPNVITLGRLGGSENLHMDPEELQVNGIDLVQTTRGGNITCHFPGQLVAYPIWRVEKRPGGMRQFFHDMEQAVIDTCAHFGVETIRRPKHPGVWVDETRKICSMGIGVRRWVTYHGLALNVARDVSLFNAITLCGIQGAVPTSISAEAGRDIDMEEAKHVFKRAFAKAFADSAVAADQAAE from the coding sequence ATGAAGATCATTGATCTCGGGCTGATCGGCTACAAGGACGCCGAAGCCCTGCAACTGGAAGCCCTGGAAGCCGTAACCAGAGGCGATCAGGACAACACCGTATTCCTGCTGGAACACCCCAACGTCATCACCCTGGGCCGCCTCGGCGGATCCGAAAACCTGCACATGGACCCGGAGGAGCTGCAGGTCAACGGTATCGATCTGGTCCAGACCACACGCGGGGGGAACATCACCTGCCACTTCCCTGGCCAACTGGTGGCCTACCCCATCTGGCGGGTTGAGAAGCGCCCCGGTGGTATGCGTCAATTCTTCCACGACATGGAGCAGGCGGTCATCGACACCTGCGCGCATTTCGGAGTCGAGACCATCCGTCGGCCCAAACATCCGGGCGTATGGGTGGACGAGACCCGTAAAATCTGTTCCATGGGCATCGGCGTGCGCCGCTGGGTCACCTATCACGGATTGGCCCTGAACGTGGCACGCGACGTCAGCCTTTTCAATGCCATCACCCTGTGCGGCATCCAGGGCGCGGTACCCACTTCCATCTCCGCCGAAGCCGGGCGGGACATAGACATGGAGGAAGCCAAGCATGTCTTCAAGCGAGCCTTTGCAAAAGCCTTTGCGGATTCCGCCGTGGCTGCGGATCAAGCTGCCGAGTAA
- a CDS encoding small ribosomal subunit Rsm22 family protein, translating to MSIDGLFPNLTEDNLEQLVRFEHLLKRAWPLKGKHRDQLKYDIRDMSRSLTNERSTRRKEYMTDDKFLSPYLYYFLPWNLFRLSRLFSGLEMDIPEDGNVADLGTGPLTTVLALWMSRPHLRERRLNFTCLDIAPKTMNTGLKLFQALAGKDSPWRIKTVKAGFTDHIRDKVDLLMAANAFNELDWSGRSTRPQAEKLATHMIGATKDTGRILLVETGVRLAGRIIAEMRTQFLEQGYKPIAPCPHTGECPMPALGQGPWCHFNFSTKGAPEWLEGISKEASLEKDNVSLNFLYLSPGGASEWGAVRAVSEPFKLHGGKGQYACSDKGLTLIEYAPGTRPLFPGQLIAPTWPPKPKTDLKSKALILPYKP from the coding sequence ATGTCGATTGATGGCCTGTTTCCCAACCTGACCGAGGACAACCTTGAACAGCTCGTGCGCTTCGAGCATCTGCTCAAGCGCGCATGGCCGCTCAAAGGCAAGCACCGCGACCAGCTGAAGTACGATATTCGGGATATGTCCCGGAGCCTGACCAACGAACGGTCCACCCGGCGCAAGGAGTACATGACCGACGACAAGTTCCTGTCGCCGTACCTGTACTATTTCCTGCCGTGGAACCTGTTCCGCCTCTCCCGGCTGTTCTCCGGCCTGGAGATGGACATTCCCGAAGACGGCAACGTGGCCGATCTCGGCACCGGCCCGCTGACCACGGTCCTGGCCCTTTGGATGTCCCGCCCGCACCTGCGTGAGCGGCGGCTGAACTTCACCTGTCTGGATATCGCGCCCAAGACCATGAACACCGGGCTGAAGCTTTTCCAGGCCCTGGCTGGCAAGGACTCCCCCTGGCGCATCAAGACGGTCAAGGCCGGATTCACGGACCATATCCGTGACAAGGTGGACCTGCTCATGGCCGCCAACGCCTTCAACGAACTGGACTGGTCCGGACGGTCCACCCGCCCCCAGGCGGAAAAGCTGGCCACGCACATGATCGGGGCCACCAAGGACACCGGGCGCATCCTGCTGGTGGAGACCGGCGTGCGCCTTGCCGGACGGATCATCGCAGAGATGCGTACCCAGTTCCTGGAACAAGGGTACAAGCCCATCGCGCCCTGCCCACACACGGGTGAATGTCCCATGCCCGCCCTGGGCCAGGGGCCGTGGTGCCATTTCAATTTCTCGACCAAGGGCGCGCCCGAGTGGCTGGAGGGCATTTCCAAGGAAGCCTCCCTGGAAAAGGACAACGTCAGCCTCAACTTCCTGTATCTTTCGCCCGGCGGCGCCTCCGAATGGGGTGCGGTGCGGGCCGTTTCGGAGCCCTTCAAGCTGCACGGCGGCAAGGGCCAGTACGCCTGCTCGGACAAGGGGTTGACCCTGATCGAGTATGCGCCGGGCACGCGGCCCCTGTTTCCGGGCCAACTGATCGCGCCCACCTGGCCGCCCAAGCCCAAGACGGACCTCAAGTCCAAGGCGCTCATCCTTCCCTACAAACCGTAA
- a CDS encoding ASKHA domain-containing protein: protein MSILIHTHDGGRFALEPKPGDTLARTIFLSRLWHGVPLCSGLGKCGLCRVRYLKDAPEANRDELKKLGQERLDQGWRLSCLHPSEPCEIELPEPVRSQRAVRALKQIGGDFSLAVDLGTTSVHWTALVDGEPVATGRELNPQMGMGSEVMSRLAAASTAEGRFVLRALITDRITELALLATRNLGGNCVGLAVSGNPAMTYILLGKKPDDLAAAPYQLTYFGGDEKRLGAGLPPAYIPPLLAPFVGADLSAGLTAVEFGGEPQYPFLLADLGTNGEFILALSPSERLCASVPMGPALEGVGLSFGRTAGPGAITGFQLTPKGLEIRYFDDSEAGRSGMTGTGYLSLAAVLRAHGVLDETGRFAKGTTPLAARLAERVAPVDGEPSFAVNDEVRLPASDVEEILKVKAAFNLAVSALLKAAGIGPGGLKQIYLAGALGEHVSAADLETLGFLPAGCAARTIKGGNTSLKGTELLLADPAARTFAESLPQGLTRVDLTGDADFGDHFIQRMRFSYVD, encoded by the coding sequence GTGAGCATACTGATACATACCCATGACGGCGGGCGATTCGCCCTGGAGCCCAAGCCGGGCGACACCCTGGCTCGGACCATATTTCTCTCCCGGCTGTGGCACGGCGTGCCGCTGTGCTCGGGCCTGGGCAAATGCGGTCTGTGCCGCGTGCGATATCTCAAGGACGCGCCCGAAGCCAATCGCGACGAGCTGAAAAAACTCGGCCAGGAGCGACTCGACCAGGGCTGGCGGCTCTCCTGCCTGCACCCGTCCGAACCGTGCGAAATCGAGTTGCCCGAGCCGGTACGCAGCCAGCGCGCCGTGCGCGCCCTGAAGCAGATTGGCGGTGATTTCTCCCTGGCAGTGGACCTGGGCACCACCTCGGTTCACTGGACCGCCTTGGTTGACGGCGAACCTGTGGCCACAGGCCGCGAACTCAACCCCCAGATGGGCATGGGCTCCGAGGTCATGTCCCGGCTGGCCGCCGCTTCCACCGCCGAAGGCCGGTTCGTGCTCCGCGCCCTGATCACCGACCGCATCACCGAACTGGCCCTGCTCGCCACCCGCAACCTGGGCGGCAACTGCGTCGGGCTGGCCGTATCCGGCAACCCGGCCATGACCTACATCCTGCTCGGCAAGAAACCCGACGACCTGGCCGCCGCTCCTTACCAACTGACCTATTTCGGCGGCGACGAGAAACGACTGGGCGCAGGGCTGCCCCCCGCGTACATCCCGCCCCTGCTCGCTCCCTTTGTCGGGGCCGACCTGTCCGCCGGGCTGACCGCCGTGGAGTTCGGCGGTGAACCGCAGTATCCTTTCCTGTTGGCCGACCTGGGCACCAACGGCGAGTTCATCCTCGCCCTGTCGCCCTCTGAGCGGTTGTGCGCCAGCGTACCCATGGGCCCGGCTCTCGAAGGCGTCGGATTGTCCTTCGGCCGCACTGCCGGCCCCGGTGCCATCACCGGTTTCCAGCTGACGCCCAAGGGACTGGAGATCCGTTATTTCGACGACTCCGAAGCTGGGCGATCGGGCATGACCGGCACCGGCTACCTGTCCCTGGCCGCAGTGCTGCGCGCCCACGGCGTGCTGGACGAAACCGGCCGCTTCGCCAAGGGGACCACCCCACTGGCAGCCCGGCTGGCCGAACGAGTTGCCCCGGTAGACGGCGAACCCTCTTTCGCGGTCAACGACGAGGTCCGGCTTCCGGCCTCGGACGTGGAGGAAATCCTCAAGGTCAAGGCGGCCTTCAACCTGGCCGTTTCCGCATTGCTTAAAGCGGCCGGGATCGGCCCGGGCGGTCTGAAGCAGATTTACCTGGCCGGAGCCCTGGGCGAACACGTTTCCGCAGCAGACCTCGAGACCCTGGGTTTTCTGCCGGCCGGCTGCGCGGCCCGGACCATCAAGGGGGGCAATACGTCGCTCAAAGGCACGGAACTGCTCCTGGCCGATCCGGCGGCGCGAACCTTCGCCGAATCCCTGCCCCAGGGCCTGACCCGCGTGGACCTGACCGGCGACGCCGATTTCGGCGACCATTTCATCCAAAGGATGCGTTTTTCCTATGTCGATTGA